Proteins found in one Corallococcus exiguus genomic segment:
- a CDS encoding CgeB family protein, whose product MDIVFLGPVCRATAEAQAATAPRQLAQALRRRGHAVLYLERTAPGASGEEDSAVAPYVDLADLHARFHSQVRRADLVLVDADAPQVADVSRWTANTARGLTAFWDRDTPRTLARHALREDPACMTPDLFTGYRLYLCSSGGPVPRQLEREWGVARARVFLPGVDAEHFAPGSGRTLWDLGYAGSSSPERRGLLKQWLLGAARGWSDGRFVLAGTLSAVDDAWPANVARHAAPSLQEHAGFIGAQRFTLVLSQAEHTPGANLFEAAACGAALICDPWPGLEDVFSLGEEVMVARTEQDVLRYLLAMPEADRRQLGMRARARVLAEHTVAHRALQLEQYASEAERGAAWMAPVRSLN is encoded by the coding sequence CCGAGACAGCTCGCGCAGGCGCTCCGGCGTCGCGGACACGCGGTCCTCTACCTGGAGCGCACGGCGCCCGGTGCAAGCGGGGAGGAGGACTCCGCCGTCGCGCCGTACGTGGACCTGGCGGACCTCCACGCGCGCTTCCATTCGCAGGTGCGCCGCGCGGACCTGGTGCTGGTGGACGCGGACGCGCCGCAGGTCGCGGACGTGAGCCGCTGGACCGCGAACACGGCGCGGGGGCTCACCGCCTTCTGGGACCGGGACACGCCCCGGACGCTGGCGCGGCACGCCCTGCGAGAGGACCCCGCATGCATGACGCCGGACCTGTTCACGGGCTACCGGCTCTATCTCTGCTCCAGCGGAGGCCCGGTGCCCCGTCAGCTGGAGCGCGAGTGGGGAGTGGCCCGCGCGCGCGTGTTCCTGCCGGGCGTGGACGCGGAGCACTTCGCGCCCGGGAGCGGACGGACGCTCTGGGACCTGGGGTACGCGGGATCGTCGTCGCCAGAGCGGCGGGGGCTCTTGAAGCAATGGCTGCTGGGCGCCGCGCGCGGTTGGTCCGACGGGCGCTTCGTCCTCGCGGGCACGCTGTCGGCGGTGGATGACGCCTGGCCCGCCAACGTGGCGAGGCACGCGGCCCCATCCCTCCAGGAGCACGCGGGTTTCATCGGTGCGCAGCGCTTCACGCTGGTCCTCTCCCAGGCCGAGCACACGCCAGGGGCGAACCTGTTCGAGGCCGCGGCCTGTGGAGCAGCGCTCATCTGTGACCCCTGGCCAGGGCTGGAGGACGTCTTCTCGCTGGGCGAGGAGGTGATGGTCGCCCGCACGGAGCAGGACGTGCTGCGCTACCTGCTCGCGATGCCGGAAGCGGACCGGCGCCAGCTGGGCATGCGAGCCCGGGCCAGGGTCCTGGCCGAACACACCGTGGCCCACCGGGCGCTGCAACTGGAGCAATACGCGAGCGAGGCGGAGCGAGGAGCCGCGTGGATGGCCCCGGTCCGCTCGCTGAACTGA